CGAAGGCGGGCAGGTACACCGTGTAGTGGCCCTCGTCGGTGGGCGTCAGCTCGCGCACTTGCTGCCGGATAACGGGCGTGCTGATACCGGGCGCATACGCTTGAAAATGAAAGCCATACTGCGCCGTGTGGGGTGCGTAGTGGCGCAGCACGGCGCGGCCGGTAGGGTCTTCGTCATCGGGCCGGGGCGCGGCGGGGTGCAGCACGGCGCTCTGGTGGCTCAGGGCCACGCAGGGGCGGTGGCGCAGCCGGCAGGCCCAGGCCGACACCGGCTCAAAGTCGTTGATAACTAAGTCGTAGCTTTCCACCGGCAGGTGGCGAATGTCGTGCAGAAAGTCAGCTGAGTTGAACTGCCGGAAGGTCTTGACGAAGTTGATGCCGCCCTTCTTGCCAAACAAAAAGCCCATGCCTCCTACCCGGTACTTCACCGCGAAGGGCAGCGGCAGGTCGGCCGGCGGGCCACTCACCAGGATATCCAGCTGCCCGCCCAAGGCCGCCACGCGCTGCTGCAACTGCGGCACCACATCGAGCGCCCGCATCAGGTGGCCATTGCCGGTACCCTGAATGGCGTAAAGAATGTTCATTTTTTGATTGTTTACAAGTATCCTGTGATGGCGAGCCTGCGCAGCAATGACGTTATTTTACGCTATTTCAACTTAAATTCGGCCAGCAGCCCTTCGAGCAACGCAGCGGGGCCGGCATCGGCGGCCAGCTCCTCGGCATCAGGTACGTCGGGGGTTTCGCCGGGCTGGGGCTGCGTGCGGGGGTCATCGGCGTAGCGGTAGAGAGTCCAGCCGGTGGCGGCGGTGTATTCGAGGGCGCTGAGGTTTTCGACCCAATCACCCGAATTCAAGTACGTTACCTCGCCCTGGGGCGTGGTCAGGGTTTTGATTTCGGGCTGGTGAATGTGACCGCAGGCCACGTAGCGATAGTCATTGTCGGCGGCAATGTTAGCGGCCGTCTGCTCGAAGTCACTGACCAGGCTCACAGCGCTTTTCACTCGGTTTTTTACGGCTTTAGAAAGCGCCACCTTGGGCCGACCTACTTTCTGCAACAGAAAGTCAACCAGCCGATTAATCAAAATTAGCAGGTCGTAGCCCTGGCCGCCGAGCTTGGCCAGCCAGCGCGAGTGCCGCATAGTCACGTCAAATACGTCGCCGTGGAAGAGCCAGGTGCGACCGTGGGGCAGGTCGAGCACCAGCTTATTGGCAAGCCGAAAATGCCCCAGCTTCAGCCCCGCGAACTTGCGTAGCAGCTCATCGTGGTTGCCGGTAAGGTAATAAATGGCAGTGCCCTTGGCCGCCAACCCGGCCAAGTAGCGCACCACCCGCATGTGCGAGGCCGGCCAGTAGTTCTTGGAGAACTGCCAAATATCCACAATATCGCCGTTGAGCACCAATACTTTAGGCTTAATGCTCTTGAGGTAGCGCAGCAGCTCAGGCGCGTGGCAGCCATAGGTGCCCAGATGCACATCGCTGACCACAGCCACGGCTAAAGGGCGCTTCTTGCGCGGGCGGGCGGGGGGTAGGGCGGCCGGCATCAGGCGGCCGAGGGGTAGGGCAGGTGCGAGCGGCCGTGGCGCGGGCTGGCCTTGGGGCGACGGGGCTTGGTGGGCGGCCCGGCCGCCGGCCAGCCGGCCACTGCGCCGCCGAGTGCCGAGCGCAGGGTGCGCCGTAGCGGCCAGCTCAGCACCAGCCACCAGCCCAGGGCCAGCAGCCAGGCCAGCCCCGCGCCGGAGAGCTGCCAGTCCAATAGCGAGCGCTTCGATTCCACGTATTTTAGCATGGCCCAAAGCTCGCCGAGCAGCATCACGCAGGCGTTACGGCCACGTTACTTTTTTGTCAATTTCTACGGTATTAGCCCAATTTACGGGGGCAAGCTGGACCTTTGCGAAAGCTGACCGTTCTTTGTACCGTCCTGATTCAGCCATCTTCATTAGCTGATTTATTTTCTCATTAAAATGCAATTCTATACTGTTCTACGCGCCAGCTTCGTGTTGGCTTTGCTGGGCGGGGCCACGGCGGCCCACGCCCAAAGCCCCAACGGCCCGGCCCGCAAGCGCTACATGTTTGCCCAAAAAAACCCAGAGTGCCCGGTGGTGGCTAATATTACCAAGAACACGGATGAGGATGCCGACATCACGGGCACTTACACCCACGTCTGCTACCGCTCGCCAGCCGAGATGCTATTTGAAATCAGCGAGTTGCGCAAAATCCACAATTGGGCCGACTCCACTTACCAGCGCCGGCTGGCCGCCCTACCCCCCGGCGGCGCGCTGGTGCTCAACATCCGCCGCCAGGGTCCCAAAAACGCCGACCCGTCGCTGCTCACCCTCTCGGCCCGTACCAAGGATGGCAAGGAAGTATTCACGGCCACGCCCCGGCCCGGCACCGGCCGCTTCTACGGCCGCGATTTATATCAGAATCAGCAGCTTATCCCCTTTATTAAGCTTGACCCGGCCGCAGGGCCGCTCACACTCGTGATTACAGATACGCGCCTGCGCCAGCAGTTTGAATACCAGCTTACGCCGCAGTAAGGCGAACTT
The genomic region above belongs to Hymenobacter psoromatis and contains:
- a CDS encoding glycosyltransferase family protein encodes the protein MNILYAIQGTGNGHLMRALDVVPQLQQRVAALGGQLDILVSGPPADLPLPFAVKYRVGGMGFLFGKKGGINFVKTFRQFNSADFLHDIRHLPVESYDLVINDFEPVSAWACRLRHRPCVALSHQSAVLHPAAPRPDDEDPTGRAVLRHYAPHTAQYGFHFQAYAPGISTPVIRQQVRELTPTDEGHYTVYLPAFAEQTLVERLRYLSRTVRWEVFSKHSAQPATYGNVLVWPVSGDFLQSLARAHGVLCGAGFETPAEALYLGKRLLVVPMKQQYEQQCNAAALAKMGVPVVRGLKDKHLDRLDDWLHRGRPVPVDYPDRTGAVLDQLLAEQLGVKTADVVMKSQL
- a CDS encoding UDP-2,3-diacylglucosamine diphosphatase, which gives rise to MPAALPPARPRKKRPLAVAVVSDVHLGTYGCHAPELLRYLKSIKPKVLVLNGDIVDIWQFSKNYWPASHMRVVRYLAGLAAKGTAIYYLTGNHDELLRKFAGLKLGHFRLANKLVLDLPHGRTWLFHGDVFDVTMRHSRWLAKLGGQGYDLLILINRLVDFLLQKVGRPKVALSKAVKNRVKSAVSLVSDFEQTAANIAADNDYRYVACGHIHQPEIKTLTTPQGEVTYLNSGDWVENLSALEYTAATGWTLYRYADDPRTQPQPGETPDVPDAEELAADAGPAALLEGLLAEFKLK